A stretch of the Medicago truncatula cultivar Jemalong A17 chromosome 5, MtrunA17r5.0-ANR, whole genome shotgun sequence genome encodes the following:
- the LOC11429650 gene encoding lysM domain receptor-like kinase 3 isoform X2, which translates to MLKILSYLLSYTNLFINTNTKTSIFSSSLQKPFVIFNSMKISFSFIVLILLIASTESKCNEGCSLALASYTLNHVSNLTYISNIMKSNVLSKPQDIIINNDKNKRANVPFPCNCINGEFLAYTFLYELQPGETYTSVAEESFSNLTTDVWMQNFNVYRPTNIPDFAMIKVTVNCSCGNKEVSMDYGLFITYPLRSEDTLESIAKGAEIEAELLQRYNPGVNFSKGSGLVFIPGKDQNGSYLPLHPSTVGLGTVAITGISVGVLAALLLLLFFVYIKYYLKKKNKKTWEKNLILDDSKMKSAQIGTNIASIMVEKSEEFSYKELSIATNNFSMANKIGEGGFGEVFYAELRGQKAAIKKMKMKASKEFCAELKVLTLVHHLNLVGLIGYCVEGFLFLVYEYIDNGNLSQNLHDSEREPLSWSTRMQIALDSARGLEYIHEHTVPVYIHRDIKSENILLDKSFCAKVADFGLSKLADVGNSTSSTIVAEGTFGYMPPEYACGSVSSSPKVDVYAFGVVLYELISAKAAVINDGPQVTGLVAVFDEVFGYDQDPTEGIKNLVDPRLGDNYSIDSVCKMAQLAKACTMRDPQLRPSMRSIVVALMTLTSTTEDWNISSFYENPAFLNLMSGK; encoded by the exons ATGCTTAAAATATTGTCTTATCTTCTTTCTTACACTAATTTATTCATTAACACTAAcacaaaaacttcaattttctcttcttctcttcaaaAACCATTTGTTATATTCAACTCAATGAAAATCAGTTTCAGTTTCATAGTTCTTATCTTGTTAATAGCTTCAACAGAATCAAAGTGTAACGAAGGTTGTAGTCTAGCTCTAGCGTCATACACCTTAAACCATGTTTCCaaccttacatatatttcaAACATTATGAAATCCAATGTTCTTTCAAAACCTCAagatatcatcatcaacaacgacAAAAACAAAAGGGCGAATGTTCCCTTCCCTTGTAATTGCATCAATGGAGAGTTTCTTGCTTATACATTTCTCTATGAGCTTCAGCCAGGAGAAACATATACATCAGTTGCAGAAGAgagtttttcaaatttgacTACTGATGTTTGGATGCAAAACTTCAATGTTTATAGACCAACTAATATTCCTGATTTTGCAATGATTAAAGTTACTGTTAATTGTTCTTGTGGGAATAAAGAGGTTTCTATGGATTATGGATTGTTCATCACATATCCACTTAGAAGTGAGGACACTTTGGAGTCTATTGCTAAGGGTGCAGAGATTGAGGCTGAGTTGCTGCAGAGGTACAACCCTGGTGTTAATTTCAGCAAAGGAAGTGGTCTTGTTTTTATTCCAGGGAAag ATCAAAATGGAAGCTATTTGCCCCTTCACCCGAG CACAGTAG GTCTAGGAACTGTGGCTATTACTGGAATATCTGTTGGAGTACTAGCAGCGCTTTTactattgttattttttgtgtatattaaatattatctaaagaagaagaataagaagacaTGGgagaaaaatttgattttggatgATTCCAAGATGAAGTCAGCTCAAATTGGTACCAACATCGCAAGCATTATGGTGGAAAAATCAGAAGAATTTTCATACAAAGAACTATCGATTGCCACAAATAATTTCAGCATGGCTAATAAAATTGGTGAAGGTGGTTTTGGAGAAGTCTTCTATGCAGAGCTGAGAGGACAG AAAGCCGCCattaagaagatgaagatgaaggcATCAAAAGAATTTTGCGCTGAATTGAAAGTCTTAACTCTTGTTCATCATTTGAACTTG GTAGGTTTGATTGGATATTGTGTTGAAGGTTTTCTCTTCCTTGTCTATGAATACATTGACAATGGAAACTTGAGTCAAAATCTTCACGATTCAG AAAGAGAACCTTTGTCATGGTCTACAAGGATGCAAATTGCGCTGGATTCAGCCAGAGGTCTTGAATATATTCATGAACATACAGTACCTGTATATATCCATCGCGATATAAAGTCGGAGAACATTTTATTAGACAAAAGCTTTTGTGCAAAG GTTGCAGATTTTGGATTATCCAAGCTTGCTGATGTTGGAAATTCAACTTCATCAACTATAGTTGCAGAGGGTACATTCGGTTACATGCCACCGGA ATACGCATGTGGCAGTGTCTCTTCTTCTCCGAAAGTAGATGTCTACGCCTTTGGTGTTGTTCTGTATGAACTTATTTCTGCTAAAGCAGCTGTAATCAATGATGGTCCTCAAGTAACAGGGCTTGTGGCTGTG TTTGATGAAGTGTTTGGCTATGACCAAGATCCAACAGAAGGTATAAAAAATCTGGTGGATCCTAGACTTGGAGATAACTACTCAATTGATTCAGTTTGCAAG ATGGCACAACTAGCAAAAGCATGTACAATGAGGGATCCACAACTACGTCCAAGTATGAGATCGATTGTGGTTGCTCTTATGACACTAACTTCTACAACTGAAGATTGGAATATTTCATCTTTTTATGAAAATCCagcttttttaaatttaatgtcTGGAAAATAG
- the LOC11429652 gene encoding lysM domain receptor-like kinase 3 — translation MEQPLKFRLSLLFLLLVLQSITSESKCSKTCDLALASYYIRPGTTLANISKVMQSNVVSKEEDILSYNTAITNIDAIQSDTRVNVPFPCDCINDEFLGHTFLYKLRLGDIYPSIAERTYTNLTTEEWMERVNSYPGTDLPVSAMVNVTVNCSCGSREVSKDYGLFITYPLSSKDTLESISKDTMIEAELLQRYNPGVNFSQGSGLVFIPGKDENGFYVPLPPRKGHLARSLGTAGISIGGLCMVLLLLLCIYVRYFRMKNGEEKSKLSPDDSMTPSTKDVDKDTNGDTGSRYIWLDKSPEFSYEELANATDNFSLAKKIGQGGFGEVYYGELRGQKIAIKKMKMQATREFLSELKVLTSVHHRNLVHLIGYCVEGFLFLVYEYMENGNLNQHLHNSEKEPITLSTRMKIALDVARGLEYIHDHSIPVYIHRDIKSDNILLNENFTGKVADFGLTKLTDAASSADNTDHVAGTFGYMPPENAYGRISRKIDVYAFGVVLYELISAKAAVIKIDKTEFELKSLEIKTNESIDEYKSLVALFDEVMDQTGDPIEGLRKLVDPRLGYNYSIDSISKMAKLAKACINRDPKQRPKMRDLVVSLMKLNYTIDDESRTGSAELSLAVEHDSN, via the exons ATGGAACAACCATTAAAATTCAGATTATCACTTTTATTCTTGTTACTTGTCTTGCAATCCATCACTTCAGAATCAAAATGTAGCAAAACTTGTGACTTAGCTTTAGCTTCCTATTATATAAGGCCAGGTACAACCTTGGCAAATATTTCAAAGGTCATGCAATCCAatgttgtttcaaaagaagaagatatTCTCAGCTACAACACAGCAATTACAAACATAGATGCTATCCAATCCGATACAAGAGTGAATGTTCCCTTCCCTTGTGATTGCATCAATGATGAGTTTCTTGGTCACACATTTCTCTACAAGCTTCGCCTTGGAGATATCTATCCTTCCATTGCTGAGAGGACTTATACAAATTTGACTACCGAGGAGTGGATGGAGAGAGTCAACAGTTATCCTGGAACCGATCTTCCTGTTTCTGCGATGGTTAATGTTACTGTTAACTGTTCCTGTGGGAGCAGAGAGGTTTCTAAGGATTATGGTTTGTTCATCACATACCCTCTTAGTTCTAAGGACACTTTGGAGTCTATTTCTAAGGATACCATGATTGAGGCTGAGTTGCTGCAGAGGTACAACCCTGGTGTCAATTTCAGCCAAGGAAGTGGTCTTGTTTTTATTCCAGGGAAAG ATGAAAATGGATTTTATGTTCCCTTACCCCCTAG AAAAG GTCATTTAGCAAGAAGTTTAGGTACAGCTGGAATATCTATTGGAGGATTATGCATGGTTCTGTTATTATTACTTTGTATATATGTTAGATACTTTCGAATGAAGAATGGAGAAGAAAAGTCTAAATTGTCACCAGATGATTCTATGACACCTTCAACTAAAGATG TTGATAAAGATACCAATGGTGATACTGGATCCAGATATATTTGGTTAGACAAATCACCAGAGTTTTCGTACGAAGAACTCGCCAATGCTACAGATAACTTCAGTTTGGCTAAAAAAATTGGTCAAGGTGGTTTTGGTGAGGTCTACTATGGAGAGTTGAGAGGCCAG aaaattgcaatcaagaagatgaagatgcaAGCAACAAGAGAATTTCTTTCTGAACTGAAAGTGTTAACAAGTGTTCATCACCGGAACCTG GTACACTTGATTGGATATTGTGTTGAGGGATTTCTATTCCTTGTGTATGAATACATGGAAAATGGAAACTTAAACCAACATCTACATAATTCAG AGAAAGAACCGATAACGTTGTCTACAAGGATGAAAATTGCCCTGGATGTTGCGAGAGGCCTTGAGTATATTCATGATCATTCCATTCCTGTATATATCCATCGTGACATAAAATCAGATAATATTCTGTTAAATGAAAACTTCACTGGCAAG GTTGCAGATTTTGGATTAACCAAGCTTACTGATGCTGCAAGTTCAGCAGATAACACTGATCATGTGGCAGGCACATTTGGTTACATGCCACCTGA AAATGCATACGGACGTATTTCTCGCAAGATAGATGTGTACGCTTTTGGAGTTGTTCTTTATGAACTAATTTCTGCTAAAGCAGCAGTGATCAAGATCGATAAAACCGAGTTCGAGTTGAAGAGCCTTGAGATTAAGACCAATGAATCTATTGATGAGTACAAGAGCCTTGTAGCTTTG TTTGATGAAGTTATGGATCAAACGGGAGATCCTATAGAAGGTCTAAGAAAGCTGGTGGATCCAAGGCTAGGATATAACTATTCAATTGATTCCATTAGCAag ATGGCAAAGCTTGCCAAGGCTTGCATAAACCGAGATCCGAAACAACGTCCAAAAATGAGAGACCTTGTGGTTTCTCTTATGAAACTGAATTATACTATTGATGATGAAAGTAGGACAGGTAGCGCAGAGTTGAGTCTTGCTGTGGAGCATGattcaaattga
- the LOC11429650 gene encoding chitin elicitor receptor kinase 1 isoform X1 yields the protein MLKILSYLLSYTNLFINTNTKTSIFSSSLQKPFVIFNSMKISFSFIVLILLIASTESKCNEGCSLALASYTLNHVSNLTYISNIMKSNVLSKPQDIIINNDKNKRANVPFPCNCINGEFLAYTFLYELQPGETYTSVAEESFSNLTTDVWMQNFNVYRPTNIPDFAMIKVTVNCSCGNKEVSMDYGLFITYPLRSEDTLESIAKGAEIEAELLQRYNPGVNFSKGSGLVFIPGKDQNGSYLPLHPSRFDLLLLQKVGLGTVAITGISVGVLAALLLLLFFVYIKYYLKKKNKKTWEKNLILDDSKMKSAQIGTNIASIMVEKSEEFSYKELSIATNNFSMANKIGEGGFGEVFYAELRGQKAAIKKMKMKASKEFCAELKVLTLVHHLNLVGLIGYCVEGFLFLVYEYIDNGNLSQNLHDSEREPLSWSTRMQIALDSARGLEYIHEHTVPVYIHRDIKSENILLDKSFCAKVADFGLSKLADVGNSTSSTIVAEGTFGYMPPEYACGSVSSSPKVDVYAFGVVLYELISAKAAVINDGPQVTGLVAVFDEVFGYDQDPTEGIKNLVDPRLGDNYSIDSVCKMAQLAKACTMRDPQLRPSMRSIVVALMTLTSTTEDWNISSFYENPAFLNLMSGK from the exons ATGCTTAAAATATTGTCTTATCTTCTTTCTTACACTAATTTATTCATTAACACTAAcacaaaaacttcaattttctcttcttctcttcaaaAACCATTTGTTATATTCAACTCAATGAAAATCAGTTTCAGTTTCATAGTTCTTATCTTGTTAATAGCTTCAACAGAATCAAAGTGTAACGAAGGTTGTAGTCTAGCTCTAGCGTCATACACCTTAAACCATGTTTCCaaccttacatatatttcaAACATTATGAAATCCAATGTTCTTTCAAAACCTCAagatatcatcatcaacaacgacAAAAACAAAAGGGCGAATGTTCCCTTCCCTTGTAATTGCATCAATGGAGAGTTTCTTGCTTATACATTTCTCTATGAGCTTCAGCCAGGAGAAACATATACATCAGTTGCAGAAGAgagtttttcaaatttgacTACTGATGTTTGGATGCAAAACTTCAATGTTTATAGACCAACTAATATTCCTGATTTTGCAATGATTAAAGTTACTGTTAATTGTTCTTGTGGGAATAAAGAGGTTTCTATGGATTATGGATTGTTCATCACATATCCACTTAGAAGTGAGGACACTTTGGAGTCTATTGCTAAGGGTGCAGAGATTGAGGCTGAGTTGCTGCAGAGGTACAACCCTGGTGTTAATTTCAGCAAAGGAAGTGGTCTTGTTTTTATTCCAGGGAAag ATCAAAATGGAAGCTATTTGCCCCTTCACCCGAG TAGGTTTGATCTCTTACTCCTGCAAAAAGTTG GTCTAGGAACTGTGGCTATTACTGGAATATCTGTTGGAGTACTAGCAGCGCTTTTactattgttattttttgtgtatattaaatattatctaaagaagaagaataagaagacaTGGgagaaaaatttgattttggatgATTCCAAGATGAAGTCAGCTCAAATTGGTACCAACATCGCAAGCATTATGGTGGAAAAATCAGAAGAATTTTCATACAAAGAACTATCGATTGCCACAAATAATTTCAGCATGGCTAATAAAATTGGTGAAGGTGGTTTTGGAGAAGTCTTCTATGCAGAGCTGAGAGGACAG AAAGCCGCCattaagaagatgaagatgaaggcATCAAAAGAATTTTGCGCTGAATTGAAAGTCTTAACTCTTGTTCATCATTTGAACTTG GTAGGTTTGATTGGATATTGTGTTGAAGGTTTTCTCTTCCTTGTCTATGAATACATTGACAATGGAAACTTGAGTCAAAATCTTCACGATTCAG AAAGAGAACCTTTGTCATGGTCTACAAGGATGCAAATTGCGCTGGATTCAGCCAGAGGTCTTGAATATATTCATGAACATACAGTACCTGTATATATCCATCGCGATATAAAGTCGGAGAACATTTTATTAGACAAAAGCTTTTGTGCAAAG GTTGCAGATTTTGGATTATCCAAGCTTGCTGATGTTGGAAATTCAACTTCATCAACTATAGTTGCAGAGGGTACATTCGGTTACATGCCACCGGA ATACGCATGTGGCAGTGTCTCTTCTTCTCCGAAAGTAGATGTCTACGCCTTTGGTGTTGTTCTGTATGAACTTATTTCTGCTAAAGCAGCTGTAATCAATGATGGTCCTCAAGTAACAGGGCTTGTGGCTGTG TTTGATGAAGTGTTTGGCTATGACCAAGATCCAACAGAAGGTATAAAAAATCTGGTGGATCCTAGACTTGGAGATAACTACTCAATTGATTCAGTTTGCAAG ATGGCACAACTAGCAAAAGCATGTACAATGAGGGATCCACAACTACGTCCAAGTATGAGATCGATTGTGGTTGCTCTTATGACACTAACTTCTACAACTGAAGATTGGAATATTTCATCTTTTTATGAAAATCCagcttttttaaatttaatgtcTGGAAAATAG
- the LOC11425717 gene encoding lysM domain receptor-like kinase 3 isoform X2, producing the protein MNLKNGLLLFILFLDCVFFKVETKCVKGCDVALASYYIMPSIQLINVSNFIQSKIVLTNSFDVIMSYNRVVVFDKSGLISYTRINVPFPCECIGGEFLGHVFEYTTKEGDDYDLIANTYYASLTTVELLKKFNSYDPNHIPVKAKINVTVICSCGNSQISKDFGLFVTYPLRSDDTLAKIATKADLDEGLLQNFNQDANFSKGSGIVFIPGRDENGVYVPLPSRKAGHLARSLVAAGICIRGVCMVLLLAICIYVRYFRKKNGEESKLPPEDSMSPSTKDGDKDSYSDTRSKYILVDKSPKFSYKVLANATENFSLAKKIGQGGFGEVYYGVLGGKKVAIKKMKTQATREFLSELKVLTSVRHLNLVHLIGYCVEGFLFLVYEYMENGNLSQHLHNSEKELMTLSRRMKIALDVARGLEYIHDHSVPVYIHRDIKSDNILLNKNFNGKIADFGLTKLTNIANSTDNTNHMAGTFGYMPPENAYGRISRKMDVYAFGVVLYELISAKAAVIMIDKNEFESHEIKTNESTDEYKSLVALFDEVMDQKGDPIEGLRKLVDPRLGDNYSIDSISKMAKLAKACINRDPKQRPKMRDVVVSLMKLISTIDDESRTDSAELSLDVEHDSN; encoded by the exons ATGAATCTCAAAAATGGATTACTATTGTTCATTCTGTTTCTGGATTGTGTTTTTTTCAAAGTTGAAACCAAATGTGTAAAAGGGTGTGATGTAGCTTTAGCTTCCTACTATATTATGCCATCAATTCAACTCATAAATGTATCAAACTTTATACAATCAAAGATTGTTCTTACCAATTCCTTTGATGTTATAATGAGCTACAATAGAGTCGTAGTATTCGATAAATCTGGTCTTATTTCCTATACTAGAATCAACGTTCCGTTCCCATGTGAATGTATTGGAGGTGAATTTCTAGGACATGTGTTTGAATATACAACAAAAGAAGGAGACGATTATGATTTAATTGCAAATACTTATTATGCAAGTTTGACAACTGTTGAGTTATTGAAAAAGTTCAACAGCTATGATCCAAATCATATACCTGTTAAGGCTAAGATTAATGTCACTGTAATTTGTTCGTGTGGGAATAGCcagatttcaaaagattttgGCTTGTTTGTTACCTATCCACTCAGGTCTGATGATACTCTTGCGAAAATTGCGACCAAAGCTGATCTTGATGAAGGGTTGTTACAAAATTTCAATCAAGATGCCAATTTCAGCAAAGGAAGTGGGATAGTGTTCATTCCAGGAAGAG ATGAAAATGGAGTTTATGTTCCCTTGCCCTCTAG AAAAGCAG GTCACTTAGCTAGAAGTTTAGTTGCTGCTGGAATATGTATTCGAGGAGTATGCATGGTTCTGCTATTAGCAATTTGTATATATGTTAGATACTTTCGCAAGAAGAATGGAGAAGAGTCTAAATTGCCACCAGAAGATTCTATGTCACCTTCAACTAAAGATG GTGATAAAGATAGCTATAGTGATACTAGATCCAAATATATATTGGTGGACAAATCACCAAAGTTCTCATACAAAGTACTAGCCAATGCTACAGAGAACTTCAGTTTGGCTAAAAAAATTGGTCAAGGTGGTTTTGGTGAGGTCTACTATGGAGTGCTGGGAGGCAAG AAAGTTGCAATCAAGAAGATGAAGACGCAAGCAACAAGAGAATTTCTTTCTGAACTGAAAGTCTTAACAAGTGTTCGTCACTTAAACCTG GTACACTTGATTGGATATTGTGTTGAGGGATTTCTATTTCTTGTGTATGAATACATGGAAAATGGAAACTTAAGCCAACATCTACATAATTCAG AGAAAGAACTGATGACCTTGTCTAGAAGGATGAAAATTGCTCTGGATGTAGCAAGAGGCCTTGAGTATATTCATGATCATTCGGTGCCTGTATATATCCATCGTGACATAAAATcagataatattttattaaataaaaacttcAATGGGAAG ATTGCAGATTTTGGATTAACCAAGCTGACTAATATCGCAAATTCAACAGATAACACTAATCACATGGCAGGCACATTTGGTTACATGCCGCCCGA AAATGCATACGGGCGTATTTCTCGCAAGATGGATGTGTATGCTTTTGGAGTTGTTCTTTATGAGCTAATTTCTGCTAAAGCAGCCGTGATCATGATCGATAAAAACGAGTTCGAGAGCCATGAGATTAAGACCAATGAATCTACTGATGAGTACAAGAGCCTTGTAGCTTTG TTTGATGAAGTTATGGATCAAAAGGGAGATCCTATAGAAGGTCTAAGAAAGCTGGTGGATCCAAGGCTAGGAGATAACTATTCAATTGATTCCATTAGCAag ATGGCAAAGCTTGCCAAGGCTTGCATAAACCGAGATCCGAAACAACGTCCAAAAATGAGAGATGTTGTGGTTTCTCTTATGAAACTAATTTCTACTATTGATGATGAAAGTAGGACAGATAGCGCAGAGTTGAGTCTTGATGTGGAGCATGattcaaattga
- the LOC11425717 gene encoding lysM domain receptor-like kinase 3 isoform X1 produces the protein MKPIIKFRLSLLFLLLVSQSITSESKCNKTCDLALASYYIRPGTTLANISKVMQSNVVSKAEDISIYNIYTILSVDSVQVYTRLNVPFPCDCINDEFLGHTFLYKLRHGDSYASIATTTFGNLVTEEWIERVNVYPRTYVPDSVMINVTVNCSCGNGEVSKDYGLFITYPLRPDDTLESIAKYTKVKGELLQRYNPGVNFSQGRGLVYIPGKDENGVYVPLPSRKAGHLARSLVAAGICIRGVCMVLLLAICIYVRYFRKKNGEEESKLPPEDSMSPSTKDGDKDSYSDTRSKYILVDKSPKFSYKVLANATENFSLAKKIGQGGFGEVYYGVLGGKKVAIKKMKTQATREFLSELKVLTSVRHLNLVHLIGYCVEGFLFLVYEYMENGNLSQHLHNSEKELMTLSRRMKIALDVARGLEYIHDHSVPVYIHRDIKSDNILLNKNFNGKIADFGLTKLTNIANSTDNTNHMAGTFGYMPPENAYGRISRKMDVYAFGVVLYELISAKAAVIMIDKNEFESHEIKTNESTDEYKSLVALFDEVMDQKGDPIEGLRKLVDPRLGDNYSIDSISKMAKLAKACINRDPKQRPKMRDVVVSLMKLISTIDDESRTDSAELSLDVEHDSN, from the exons ATGAAACCAATCATCAAATTCAGATTATCACTTTTATTCTTGTTACTTGTCTCGCAATCCATCACTTCAGaatcaaaatgtaacaaaacTTGTGACTTAGCTTTAGCTTCCTATTATATAAGGCCAGGTACAACCTTGGCAAATATTTCAAAGGTCATGCAATCCAATGTTGTTTCAAAAGCTGAAGATATTTCCATCTACAACATTTACACAATACTAAGCGTTGATAGTGTCCAAGTCTATACAAGATTGAATGTTCCATTCCCTTGTGATTGCATCAATGATGAGTTTCTTGGTCACACATTTCTCTACAAGCTTCGCCATGGAGACTCCTATGCTTCGATTGCTACGACGACTTTTGGCAATTTGGTCACCGAGGAATGGATCGAGAGAGTCAATGTTTATCCTCGAACCTATGTTCCTGATTCTGTCATGATTAATGTCACTGTTAATTGTTCCTGTGGGAACGGAGAGGTTTCAAAAGATTATGGTTTGTTCATTACATATCCTCTTAGACCTGACGACACTTTGGAATCCATTGCTAAGTATACCAAGGTTAAGGGTGAGTTGCTGCAGAGGTACAACCCTGGTGTCAATTTCAGCCAAGGAAGGGGTCTTGTTTATATTCCAGGGAAAg ATGAAAATGGAGTTTATGTTCCCTTGCCCTCTAG AAAAGCAG gTCACTTAGCTAGAAGTTTAGTTGCTGCTGGAATATGTATTCGAGGAGTATGCATGGTTCTGCTATTAGCAATTTGTATATATGTTAGATACTTTCGCAAGAAGAATGGAGAAGAAGAGTCTAAATTGCCACCAGAAGATTCAATGTCACCTTCAACTAAAGATG GTGATAAAGATAGCTATAGTGATACTAGATCCAAATATATATTGGTGGACAAATCACCAAAGTTCTCATACAAAGTACTAGCCAATGCTACAGAGAACTTCAGTTTGGCTAAAAAAATTGGTCAAGGTGGTTTTGGTGAGGTCTACTATGGAGTGCTGGGAGGCAAG AAAGTTGCAATCAAGAAGATGAAGACGCAAGCAACAAGAGAATTTCTTTCTGAACTGAAAGTCTTAACAAGTGTTCGTCACTTAAACCTG GTACACTTGATTGGATATTGTGTTGAGGGATTTCTATTTCTTGTGTATGAATACATGGAAAATGGAAACTTAAGCCAACATCTACATAATTCAG AGAAAGAACTGATGACCTTGTCTAGAAGGATGAAAATTGCTCTGGATGTAGCAAGAGGCCTTGAGTATATTCATGATCATTCGGTGCCTGTATATATCCATCGTGACATAAAATcagataatattttattaaataaaaacttcAATGGGAAG ATTGCAGATTTTGGATTAACCAAGCTGACTAATATCGCAAATTCAACAGATAACACTAATCACATGGCAGGCACATTTGGTTACATGCCGCCCGA AAATGCATACGGGCGTATTTCTCGCAAGATGGATGTGTATGCTTTTGGAGTTGTTCTTTATGAGCTAATTTCTGCTAAAGCAGCCGTGATCATGATCGATAAAAACGAGTTCGAGAGCCATGAGATTAAGACCAATGAATCTACTGATGAGTACAAGAGCCTTGTAGCTTTG TTTGATGAAGTTATGGATCAAAAGGGAGATCCTATAGAAGGTCTAAGAAAGCTGGTGGATCCAAGGCTAGGAGATAACTATTCAATTGATTCCATTAGCAag ATGGCAAAGCTTGCCAAGGCTTGCATAAACCGAGATCCGAAACAACGTCCAAAAATGAGAGATGTTGTGGTTTCTCTTATGAAACTAATTTCTACTATTGATGATGAAAGTAGGACAGATAGCGCAGAGTTGAGTCTTGATGTGGAGCATGattcaaattga